A single region of the Bifidobacterium asteroides DSM 20089 genome encodes:
- a CDS encoding endonuclease/exonuclease/phosphatase family protein, protein MNTLLWILLGLIALWMALRFLPAGADWHRPLVELIALIDLLAVPLLAILIWTVVAGAWPQCLLALIELTLVSCQRLLYRLPPADRTGQPSSDHGLSVMTLNCRFGRADPEEVVRCVRTYGVEVLALQEVKGKLLESLLDAGLNQHLPYLTQGTARPDDNGGYNAIFSAHQPVKASPSALDLPAAAVPLVELKTSSGPIRVASVHPKSPQRGAKQWGMGIAALARLTHPPVPTIVMGDCNATLQHPTFRAMLAKSGLHDASLRLKAGRHPTFPSASAFPPLIEIDHILADGDLVPQSMHALRIPGSDHRALVAQFTLPRRL, encoded by the coding sequence GTGAACACCCTTCTCTGGATTCTCCTGGGGCTCATCGCCTTGTGGATGGCCCTGCGCTTCCTCCCTGCCGGAGCTGACTGGCACCGCCCTCTGGTGGAGCTGATCGCTCTGATCGACCTCTTGGCCGTTCCCCTGTTGGCCATATTGATATGGACGGTCGTCGCAGGTGCCTGGCCCCAATGCCTGCTGGCACTGATTGAACTTACTCTGGTCAGCTGCCAACGCCTGCTTTACCGACTACCTCCAGCAGACCGGACCGGCCAACCATCTTCCGACCATGGACTGAGCGTCATGACTCTGAACTGTCGCTTCGGCCGGGCTGATCCTGAAGAAGTCGTGCGTTGCGTGCGCACCTATGGAGTAGAAGTGCTGGCCCTGCAAGAGGTAAAGGGGAAGCTGCTGGAATCGCTCCTGGATGCAGGCCTGAATCAGCACCTCCCCTACCTGACACAGGGTACTGCTAGACCTGACGACAACGGCGGCTACAACGCCATCTTCTCGGCCCACCAACCCGTCAAAGCCTCGCCATCGGCTCTGGACCTTCCGGCAGCTGCAGTACCCCTAGTCGAGCTCAAGACCAGCTCCGGACCGATTCGAGTGGCCAGCGTCCATCCCAAATCGCCCCAACGAGGTGCCAAACAGTGGGGCATGGGCATCGCTGCCCTGGCCAGGCTGACCCATCCGCCCGTACCAACCATCGTCATGGGCGATTGCAACGCCACCCTGCAGCATCCGACCTTCCGGGCTATGCTGGCCAAATCCGGACTGCATGACGCTTCTTTGCGACTGAAAGCCGGCCGCCATCCGACTTTCCCCTCCGCAAGCGCGTTCCCCCCGTTGATCGAAATCGACCATATTCTTGCGGACGGCGACCTGGTCCCGCAATCCATGCACGCCCTCCGGATTCCAGGCAGCGACCACCGAGCTCTGGTGGCCCAATTTACTCTGCCGCGTCGGCTCTGA